A window of the Amycolatopsis solani genome harbors these coding sequences:
- the fxsT gene encoding FxSxx-COOH system tetratricopeptide repeat protein: protein MGGRPDGTTGDHDLTWRELADGMWLMATIQGTRPLAEPPRPERPHGDDAETADDRRPAGQAPRADPPPDPEGTSFAYAVEASRPDPPPDRGPDLEQAAGDGGLLAQRSPLTAPEPDADAEGEPSATLPVLPDAARLVRALRPFKRKVPSRREGDVELDEERTAEEAAATGVWLPHTRRRRDRWLDLTLVVESAPSMALWTPTVTAFVNLLERLGAFRSIQLRLLETGKTGQAEGGVVLGPTLHGGTAETPPRGPRELIDPSGRRLVLLLTDGMSDAWRRDLVSPLLAQWARAMPVALVHLLPQRLWARGGVDVQAAELTSPGPLRANGAYHLRLTDALLDAAETAALVKGAVAVPVLELAERWFRWWAGLVTGDGGKPRPAAVVLARDSPRPADAETAEPAPERIAATATEQVKHFHSMASPPAFRLATLLAAVPVDVRVARALQAELLPGSGPGHLAEVFTSGLLKRARDGSPWDRTAWDFSAQVREILLRGARRSDTAHAVITASRRFGERSPVLARLHAALAEPDATPDPEPAAATAAEIALERDVMRALSGPYLSRADRLASRIGEPGGGLRRSTMDTSIPAVSETMSQELESKRYSSEPASVVHPDTRTSGFSASPTEAPTAVRTKIVREIADTTARSERRSGDDAPPVWGTVPPKNPNFTGRRELLDQLGERLGAGTTAVLPAALHGMGGIGKTQMAVEYIYRHLQDYDIVWWIQATQATQIRKSLTELAQHLRLPGADEAITAVPAVREALRLGRPYRRWLLVFDSAEDPEMVRPFFPVDGPGQILVTSRNPGWAGIARPLEVAVFQRDESKNLLGLRRSGLADEDSDLIADKLGDLPLAIEQAAAWLAETGMPAEEYLRLFDEKVTEILDTSAPSDYEVSVAAAWNVSFDELSSRSPAAHQLLQVCAFFAPEPISRSVFAGVRGVSVAPELDSALRDPMRLGRAIRDINRYGLAKIDHRSDTLLLHRLVQLVLRNRMSDQHRLEMRHGAHLLLANLDPNDPASPQTWPRYQEILPHIYDTELTECTDPWVRQLVINLFKFLYHWGDHQGALTLAERAVKAWAEDREQRRIRGEEPAEDPPLLELSAAERLAFYYWVVGRYNEAAEVAKETLRRYTEALGSESEETLNAQLTYALILKARGDFAEARNRNSEIYEKARGLFGDDDPITLGSAHEFIVALLLTGEYEAARKLADETYTRRAEIFGYDNVSTIGTQVLHVLARRELGHYPWARIEMEHIAERAEQLYGGDSVGTLRRRYYQSVACRKDGDHETALELSTDALRRFRIRYGDSHPNAMACALGHSIDLRHARQFAEARELGEEVFDLYRENLGESHPHTLSAALDLGVTLRLGGDPASARVTNERSLAQLRENLGEDHPHTIVCGINVASDLFALDRVAEAAELDADLLDRSRRVLGDDHPTTLAVQLNRSLDLRSLGQTVEADPMYDDVLTRYRMVLGENHPGTVSASRGVRADCDIDPMPM from the coding sequence ATGGGGGGACGGCCGGACGGGACGACGGGCGACCACGACCTGACGTGGCGCGAGCTCGCCGACGGGATGTGGCTGATGGCCACCATCCAGGGCACCCGTCCGCTCGCCGAACCGCCCCGGCCCGAACGCCCGCACGGCGACGACGCCGAGACCGCCGATGACCGCCGGCCCGCCGGGCAGGCTCCGCGGGCCGACCCGCCGCCGGACCCGGAAGGAACGTCCTTCGCCTACGCCGTCGAAGCGTCGCGGCCCGATCCGCCGCCGGACCGCGGCCCGGACCTCGAGCAAGCCGCCGGAGACGGCGGCTTGCTCGCACAGCGCAGCCCGCTGACCGCCCCGGAGCCGGACGCCGACGCCGAAGGCGAACCGTCCGCGACGCTTCCGGTGCTGCCCGACGCCGCCCGCCTGGTCCGCGCGCTACGGCCGTTCAAACGCAAGGTCCCGTCCCGCCGCGAGGGCGACGTCGAGCTCGACGAAGAGCGGACAGCGGAAGAAGCAGCCGCGACGGGGGTGTGGCTGCCGCACACCCGCCGCCGCCGCGATCGCTGGCTCGACCTCACGCTCGTCGTCGAGTCGGCGCCGTCGATGGCGCTCTGGACGCCGACCGTCACGGCGTTCGTAAACCTGCTGGAACGGCTGGGCGCCTTCAGGTCGATCCAGCTCAGGCTCCTCGAAACCGGCAAGACCGGCCAGGCCGAGGGTGGCGTGGTGCTCGGCCCGACCCTGCACGGCGGTACGGCGGAGACGCCGCCGCGCGGACCGCGGGAGCTGATCGACCCGTCGGGACGTCGGCTCGTGCTCCTGCTGACCGACGGCATGAGCGACGCCTGGCGCCGTGACCTCGTCTCGCCGCTGCTCGCGCAATGGGCGCGCGCGATGCCGGTCGCGCTCGTGCACCTGCTGCCGCAACGGCTCTGGGCACGCGGCGGCGTCGACGTGCAAGCCGCGGAACTCACCAGTCCCGGGCCGCTGCGCGCGAACGGCGCTTACCACCTGCGGCTCACCGACGCGTTGCTCGACGCCGCGGAAACCGCCGCGCTGGTCAAGGGCGCGGTCGCCGTTCCGGTGCTGGAACTCGCCGAGCGGTGGTTCCGCTGGTGGGCGGGCCTCGTGACGGGTGACGGCGGCAAACCCCGTCCGGCCGCCGTCGTCCTGGCCCGGGATTCGCCGCGCCCGGCCGACGCCGAGACCGCCGAACCCGCGCCGGAACGGATTGCCGCCACGGCGACCGAACAAGTGAAACACTTTCACAGCATGGCTTCGCCGCCCGCGTTCCGCCTGGCCACGCTGCTGGCGGCGGTGCCGGTGGACGTCAGGGTCGCGCGGGCCCTGCAGGCCGAATTGCTGCCCGGGTCCGGGCCGGGGCATCTCGCCGAGGTGTTCACCTCAGGCCTGCTGAAACGCGCTCGCGACGGATCGCCGTGGGATCGCACCGCCTGGGACTTTTCCGCCCAGGTAAGGGAAATCCTGCTGCGCGGCGCGCGCCGGTCGGACACCGCGCACGCCGTGATCACCGCGTCCCGGCGGTTCGGCGAACGCAGTCCGGTGCTCGCTCGCCTCCACGCGGCACTGGCGGAACCGGACGCCACTCCGGATCCCGAACCGGCCGCTGCGACGGCGGCCGAGATAGCACTCGAACGTGACGTGATGCGTGCACTGTCGGGTCCGTACCTTTCCCGTGCCGACCGGCTGGCGAGTAGGATCGGGGAGCCAGGTGGCGGTTTACGTAGATCCACTATGGACACTAGTATCCCGGCGGTGAGCGAGACCATGTCGCAGGAACTCGAAAGCAAGAGATACTCGAGTGAACCTGCATCCGTCGTCCATCCCGATACCAGGACCAGCGGGTTTTCCGCGTCGCCGACCGAGGCGCCGACCGCCGTGCGGACGAAGATCGTCCGCGAGATCGCGGACACGACAGCCCGGAGCGAACGCCGTTCCGGTGACGACGCGCCACCCGTTTGGGGAACGGTTCCGCCCAAGAACCCCAATTTCACCGGAAGGCGTGAACTGCTCGATCAATTGGGCGAGCGCCTCGGTGCGGGAACGACGGCCGTCCTGCCTGCGGCACTGCACGGAATGGGCGGCATCGGCAAGACGCAGATGGCGGTCGAATACATCTACCGGCACCTGCAGGACTACGACATCGTCTGGTGGATCCAGGCCACCCAGGCCACGCAGATCCGGAAGTCGCTCACCGAACTCGCCCAGCACCTGCGGCTGCCGGGTGCCGACGAAGCCATCACCGCCGTGCCCGCCGTGCGGGAAGCCCTGCGCCTCGGCCGCCCGTACCGGCGCTGGCTGCTGGTCTTCGACTCCGCCGAAGACCCCGAAATGGTCCGGCCGTTCTTCCCGGTCGACGGCCCGGGCCAGATCCTGGTCACCTCGCGCAACCCCGGCTGGGCCGGCATCGCGCGCCCGCTCGAGGTCGCCGTCTTCCAGCGCGACGAGAGCAAGAACCTGCTCGGCCTGCGCCGCTCCGGCCTCGCCGACGAAGATTCCGACCTGATCGCGGACAAGCTCGGCGACCTGCCGCTGGCCATCGAGCAGGCGGCCGCGTGGCTCGCCGAGACGGGCATGCCGGCCGAAGAGTACCTGCGGCTGTTCGACGAGAAGGTCACCGAAATCCTCGACACGTCCGCCCCGAGCGACTACGAGGTCTCGGTCGCGGCCGCGTGGAACGTGTCGTTCGACGAGCTGAGCTCCCGCAGCCCGGCGGCCCACCAGCTCCTGCAGGTCTGCGCGTTCTTCGCCCCGGAGCCGATTTCCCGGAGCGTCTTCGCCGGCGTGCGCGGGGTGTCGGTGGCCCCCGAACTCGACTCGGCCCTGCGCGACCCGATGCGCCTGGGCCGCGCGATCCGCGACATCAACCGCTACGGCCTGGCGAAGATCGACCACCGCAGCGACACCCTCCTGCTGCACCGCCTGGTACAGCTGGTGCTGCGCAACCGCATGAGCGACCAGCACCGCCTCGAAATGCGCCACGGCGCGCACCTGCTGCTCGCGAATCTCGACCCGAACGACCCGGCGTCCCCGCAGACCTGGCCCCGCTACCAGGAGATCCTCCCGCACATCTACGACACCGAGCTGACCGAGTGCACCGACCCGTGGGTGCGGCAGCTGGTGATCAACCTGTTCAAGTTCCTCTACCACTGGGGCGACCACCAGGGCGCGCTCACACTGGCGGAACGTGCGGTGAAGGCGTGGGCCGAAGACCGCGAGCAACGGCGGATCCGGGGCGAGGAACCGGCGGAAGACCCACCACTGCTGGAACTCAGCGCAGCCGAACGACTCGCGTTCTACTACTGGGTGGTGGGCCGGTACAACGAGGCCGCCGAAGTCGCGAAAGAGACGCTGCGGCGCTACACCGAGGCGCTCGGCTCGGAAAGCGAAGAGACCCTCAATGCGCAGCTAACTTATGCGCTCATCTTGAAAGCGCGCGGCGATTTCGCGGAGGCGCGGAATCGTAACAGCGAAATCTACGAAAAGGCCAGGGGCCTGTTCGGTGACGACGACCCGATCACGCTGGGTTCCGCGCACGAATTCATCGTCGCATTGCTGCTGACCGGTGAGTACGAAGCAGCTCGCAAGCTCGCGGACGAGACGTACACCCGCCGAGCCGAGATCTTCGGCTACGACAACGTCAGCACGATCGGCACCCAGGTGCTGCACGTGCTGGCGCGCCGGGAACTCGGGCACTACCCGTGGGCGCGCATCGAAATGGAACACATCGCGGAACGCGCCGAACAGCTGTACGGCGGCGACAGCGTCGGCACGCTCCGCCGCCGTTATTATCAATCGGTCGCCTGCCGCAAGGACGGTGACCACGAAACCGCGCTCGAATTGTCGACCGACGCACTGCGCAGGTTCCGCATCCGCTACGGCGACAGCCACCCGAACGCGATGGCGTGCGCGCTCGGGCATTCCATCGACCTGAGGCACGCGCGGCAATTCGCCGAAGCCCGCGAACTCGGTGAAGAGGTGTTCGACCTCTACCGCGAAAACCTCGGCGAAAGCCACCCGCACACGCTGTCGGCCGCCCTCGACCTCGGCGTTACCCTGCGGCTCGGCGGCGACCCCGCGAGCGCGCGCGTGACGAACGAGCGGTCATTGGCCCAGCTCCGCGAGAACCTCGGCGAAGACCACCCGCACACGATCGTCTGCGGGATCAACGTGGCGAGCGATCTTTTCGCACTCGACCGCGTGGCCGAGGCGGCGGAGCTGGACGCCGACCTCCTCGACCGGTCCCGCCGAGTCCTGGGCGACGACCACCCGACGACGCTGGCCGTGCAGCTCAACCGCTCGCTGGACCTGCGCTCGCTGGGCCAGACCGTTGAAGCGGACCCGATGTACGACGACGTGCTGACCCGCTACCGCATGGTGCTGGGCGAAAACCACCCGGGCACGGTCTCGGCTTCGCGCGGAGTGCGCGCGGACTGCGACATCGACCCGATGCCGATGTAG